A genomic stretch from Asterias rubens chromosome 7, eAstRub1.3, whole genome shotgun sequence includes:
- the LOC117292504 gene encoding enoyl-CoA delta isomerase 1, mitochondrial-like isoform X3 yields MSKTGLTVDMNPAQKLVSVERDKDMKTVAVISLNRSPTNALNRKVLHDLITILDDLEQDYSYKGAILTSSVQGVFCYGLDVAEMYQKSFDKFRDFWKALQDAWVRLYTSRLVTIAAINGLTNSSWVFEMFARVLGNRQAELSLQLGLEYTIKEAVEVGIVDREAHPKKLMDTCKEEMTRWLKIPDFSRVRTKRMIREPVALQLTGNPEGDTQNMYSYISQEVVQETLGKVLKKISNPSK; encoded by the exons GCTTGACTGTTGACATGAATCCAGCACAGAAACTCGTGTCCGTTGAGAGGGACAAAGACATGAAAA CTGTTGCTGTCATAAGTCTCAACCGCTCACCAACAAATGCCCTGAACAGAAAAGTCCTACATGACTTGATCACAATCCTGGACGACTTGGAGCAAGACTACAGCTACAAGGGAGCCATTCTTACATCG TCGGTTCAGGGTGTGTTCTGTTACGGCCTAGATGTGGCCGAAATGTACCAGAAAAGTTTTGATAAATTCAGAGATTTTTGGAAGGCTCTACAAGACGCCTGGGTCCGGCTCTACACCTCCAGACTAGTCACCATAGCTGCAATTAAt GGCCTGACTAACTCATCTTGGGTCTTTGAAATGTTCGCCAGAGTGCTTGGCAATAGACAAGCAGAGTTGAGTCTGCAGCTCG GATTGGAATACACGATAAAGGAGGCTGTGGAAGTCGGGATAGTAGACAGAGAAGCACATCCTAAGAAACTGATGGACACGTGTAAGGAGGAGATGACAAGATGGCTGAAAATACCAG ACTTCTCTCGGGTCCGAACTAAGAGGATGATCCGAGAACCCGTTGCCCTACAACTGACGGGCAACCCCGAAGGCGACACCCAAAATATGTACAGCTATATCAGCCAAGAGGTTGTCCAAGAAACGCTGGGTAAAGTACTCAAGAAAATAAGCAACCCATCAAAATAA
- the LOC117292504 gene encoding enoyl-CoA delta isomerase 1, mitochondrial-like isoform X1, whose translation MSKTGLTVDMNPAQKLVSVERDKDMKTVAVISLNRSPTNALNRKVLHDLITILDDLEQDYSYKGAILTSSVQGVFCYGLDVAEMYQKSFDKFRDFWKALQDAWVRLYTSRLVTIAAINGTAVAGGCLLALSCDYRIMVKGPYSIGLPDTVIGLTNSSWVFEMFARVLGNRQAELSLQLGLEYTIKEAVEVGIVDREAHPKKLMDTCKEEMTRWLKIPDFSRVRTKRMIREPVALQLTGNPEGDTQNMYSYISQEVVQETLGKVLKKISNPSK comes from the exons GCTTGACTGTTGACATGAATCCAGCACAGAAACTCGTGTCCGTTGAGAGGGACAAAGACATGAAAA CTGTTGCTGTCATAAGTCTCAACCGCTCACCAACAAATGCCCTGAACAGAAAAGTCCTACATGACTTGATCACAATCCTGGACGACTTGGAGCAAGACTACAGCTACAAGGGAGCCATTCTTACATCG TCGGTTCAGGGTGTGTTCTGTTACGGCCTAGATGTGGCCGAAATGTACCAGAAAAGTTTTGATAAATTCAGAGATTTTTGGAAGGCTCTACAAGACGCCTGGGTCCGGCTCTACACCTCCAGACTAGTCACCATAGCTGCAATTAAt GGGACTGCCGTGGCCGGTGGGTGTCTTCTGGCACTTAGTTGTGACTACAGAATCATGGTGAAGGGCCCGTATTCAATAGGATTGCCAGACACAGTCATT GGCCTGACTAACTCATCTTGGGTCTTTGAAATGTTCGCCAGAGTGCTTGGCAATAGACAAGCAGAGTTGAGTCTGCAGCTCG GATTGGAATACACGATAAAGGAGGCTGTGGAAGTCGGGATAGTAGACAGAGAAGCACATCCTAAGAAACTGATGGACACGTGTAAGGAGGAGATGACAAGATGGCTGAAAATACCAG ACTTCTCTCGGGTCCGAACTAAGAGGATGATCCGAGAACCCGTTGCCCTACAACTGACGGGCAACCCCGAAGGCGACACCCAAAATATGTACAGCTATATCAGCCAAGAGGTTGTCCAAGAAACGCTGGGTAAAGTACTCAAGAAAATAAGCAACCCATCAAAATAA
- the LOC117292504 gene encoding enoyl-CoA delta isomerase 1, mitochondrial-like isoform X2: MNPAQKLVSVERDKDMKTVAVISLNRSPTNALNRKVLHDLITILDDLEQDYSYKGAILTSSVQGVFCYGLDVAEMYQKSFDKFRDFWKALQDAWVRLYTSRLVTIAAINGTAVAGGCLLALSCDYRIMVKGPYSIGLPDTVIGLTNSSWVFEMFARVLGNRQAELSLQLGLEYTIKEAVEVGIVDREAHPKKLMDTCKEEMTRWLKIPDFSRVRTKRMIREPVALQLTGNPEGDTQNMYSYISQEVVQETLGKVLKKISNPSK; encoded by the exons ATGAATCCAGCACAGAAACTCGTGTCCGTTGAGAGGGACAAAGACATGAAAA CTGTTGCTGTCATAAGTCTCAACCGCTCACCAACAAATGCCCTGAACAGAAAAGTCCTACATGACTTGATCACAATCCTGGACGACTTGGAGCAAGACTACAGCTACAAGGGAGCCATTCTTACATCG TCGGTTCAGGGTGTGTTCTGTTACGGCCTAGATGTGGCCGAAATGTACCAGAAAAGTTTTGATAAATTCAGAGATTTTTGGAAGGCTCTACAAGACGCCTGGGTCCGGCTCTACACCTCCAGACTAGTCACCATAGCTGCAATTAAt GGGACTGCCGTGGCCGGTGGGTGTCTTCTGGCACTTAGTTGTGACTACAGAATCATGGTGAAGGGCCCGTATTCAATAGGATTGCCAGACACAGTCATT GGCCTGACTAACTCATCTTGGGTCTTTGAAATGTTCGCCAGAGTGCTTGGCAATAGACAAGCAGAGTTGAGTCTGCAGCTCG GATTGGAATACACGATAAAGGAGGCTGTGGAAGTCGGGATAGTAGACAGAGAAGCACATCCTAAGAAACTGATGGACACGTGTAAGGAGGAGATGACAAGATGGCTGAAAATACCAG ACTTCTCTCGGGTCCGAACTAAGAGGATGATCCGAGAACCCGTTGCCCTACAACTGACGGGCAACCCCGAAGGCGACACCCAAAATATGTACAGCTATATCAGCCAAGAGGTTGTCCAAGAAACGCTGGGTAAAGTACTCAAGAAAATAAGCAACCCATCAAAATAA
- the LOC117292505 gene encoding brain protein I3-like, translated as MESEKKMDEQPGAVSPPAYGAYYDQPAGGPDGGPVATGGGYPVYPPAQPGQGGYPPPPPGGYPPQGQTGPPNTQGYPPQQPGYPPQQQHGYPPPQQQGAPHVVVHQQQPATQVVVVGNCPTCHAGVITDSYTACGIILAICLFPIGIICCLMMKERRCTNCNATF; from the exons ATGGAGAGCGAGAAAAAGATGGACGAGCAACCGGGTGCGGTATCGCCCCCTGCGTACGGCGCTTATTATGACCAGCCTGCAGGCGGGCCCGATGGTGGGCCAGTAGCTACGGGAGGGGGATACCCAGTTTACCCACCAGCTCAGCCGGGTCAGGGTGGGTACCCACCACCACCTCCCGGGGGTTATCCACCGCAGGGACAGA CTGGTCCACCAAACACACAGGGGTACCCACCACAGCAGCCGGGTTACCCACCACAGCAACAGCATGGATACCCACCACCCCAGCAACAAGGGGCACCACATGTTGTGGTGCACCAGCAGCAGCCGGCTACCCAAGTGGTCGTGGTGGGTAACTGCCCGACGTGTCACGCCGGTGTGATAACAGACAGCTACACGGCGTGCGGAATCATTCTCGCCATTTGTTTATTCCCGATCGGGATTATCTGTTGTCTTATGATGAAGGAGCGGAGATGCACCAATTGTAATGCCACATTCTAA